A single genomic interval of Prochlorococcus marinus XMU1406 harbors:
- the glnA gene encoding type I glutamate--ammonia ligase translates to MSKSPQDVLSQIKDEGIELIDLKFTDIHGKWQHLTLTSDMIEEDSFTEGLAFDGSSIRGWKAINASDMSMVPDASTAWIDPFYKHKTLSMICSIQEPRSGEPYDRCPRALAQKALKYLDSTGIADTAFFGPEPEFFLFDDVRYDSKEGGCFYSVDTIEAPWNTGRIEEGGNLGYKIQYKEGYFPVAPNDTAQDIRSEMLLLMGELGIPTEKHHHEVAGAGQHELGMKFDSLINAADNVMTYKYVVRNVAKKYGKTATFMPKPVFNDNGTGMHVHQSLWKSGQPLFFGEGSYANLSQTARWYIGGILKHAPSFLAFTNPTTNSYKRLVPGFEAPVNLVYSEGNRSAAVRIPLTGPSPKAKRLEFRSGDALANPYLAFSVMMLAGIDGIKNQIDPGDGVDVDLFELPADELAKIDTVPSSLNDSLNALKADKDYLLAGGVFTEDFIDNFIDIKYEEVQQLRQRPHPHEFFMYYDA, encoded by the coding sequence ATGTCTAAATCTCCTCAAGATGTTTTAAGTCAAATTAAAGACGAAGGAATTGAACTCATCGATTTAAAATTCACTGATATTCATGGAAAATGGCAACATTTAACTCTTACATCAGACATGATAGAGGAGGATTCTTTTACAGAAGGTTTGGCATTTGATGGCTCATCAATAAGAGGTTGGAAAGCAATTAATGCCTCGGATATGTCAATGGTGCCCGATGCAAGTACAGCTTGGATAGATCCTTTTTATAAACACAAAACTCTAAGTATGATTTGCTCTATTCAAGAGCCAAGAAGCGGAGAACCTTATGATAGGTGTCCAAGAGCTCTAGCTCAAAAGGCATTAAAATATTTAGACTCGACTGGTATAGCCGATACTGCATTTTTTGGGCCAGAACCAGAATTCTTTTTATTTGATGATGTTAGATATGACTCTAAAGAAGGAGGTTGCTTTTATAGTGTAGATACTATTGAAGCCCCATGGAATACAGGGAGAATTGAAGAAGGGGGAAACTTAGGATACAAAATACAATATAAAGAAGGATATTTTCCGGTAGCTCCAAATGATACTGCGCAAGATATCAGATCTGAGATGCTTCTTCTTATGGGTGAATTAGGTATCCCCACAGAAAAACATCACCATGAAGTTGCTGGTGCCGGCCAACACGAGCTAGGAATGAAATTTGATTCGTTAATAAATGCTGCTGATAACGTTATGACTTATAAATACGTTGTCAGAAATGTTGCAAAAAAATATGGAAAAACAGCAACATTTATGCCCAAACCTGTTTTTAACGACAACGGAACAGGAATGCATGTTCATCAAAGTTTATGGAAGAGTGGACAGCCACTATTCTTTGGTGAAGGATCATATGCAAATTTATCTCAAACAGCAAGATGGTACATCGGAGGCATACTTAAACATGCTCCATCATTCTTAGCATTTACTAACCCAACTACTAATAGTTATAAACGATTGGTTCCAGGATTCGAAGCACCTGTGAATCTAGTTTATTCTGAGGGTAATAGATCAGCTGCGGTAAGAATTCCTTTAACAGGTCCAAGCCCTAAAGCTAAAAGATTAGAATTCAGATCAGGTGACGCACTTGCAAATCCTTACTTAGCATTCTCTGTAATGATGCTTGCTGGTATTGATGGAATTAAAAATCAAATTGATCCTGGTGATGGAGTAGATGTAGATTTATTTGAACTTCCAGCTGATGAACTTGCAAAAATTGATACAGTACCTTCATCTCTAAATGACTCACTTAATGCGCTAAAGGCAGATAAGGATTATCTATTAGCTGGTGGAGTATTTACTGAAGATTTTATTGATAACTTTATCGATATAAAATACGAAGAGGTACAACAACTAAGACAAAGGCCTCATCCCCATGAATTCTTCATGTATTACGATGCATAA
- a CDS encoding pyridoxal-phosphate-dependent aminotransferase family protein, with product MTEAKLISALNEENLSHFSKTYVPSRLLLGPGPSNAHPEVLSALSLNPIGHLDEAYISLMSDVQQLLRYTWQCNNRLTLPMSGTGSAAMEASIANFIEEGEKILIAKKGYFGDRLVDMATRYKADVSVIEKPWGESFSYEEIKYEIETKKPAIFAIVHAETSSGVLQPLDGIGDVCRKNNCLFLVDAVTSLGALELLIDEWKIDLAYSCSQKGLSCPPGLSPFTMNNRAEEKLSSRKTKVPNWYLDLSLLNKYWGSDRVYHHTAPVNMNFAIREGLRLIANEGLENVWNRHNTNAKKLWNGLESLGMELHVSEDYRLPTLTTVKIPPAVDGDGFRNHLLRNFGIEIGNGLGELSGKVWRIGLMGFNSSEENVDRLLNLFDTELKKYSIFESSTF from the coding sequence TTGACAGAAGCAAAACTTATTTCGGCTTTAAATGAAGAGAATTTATCTCATTTCTCAAAGACTTATGTTCCCTCTAGACTTTTATTAGGTCCTGGTCCTTCAAACGCGCATCCAGAAGTCTTAAGCGCTCTTTCTTTGAATCCTATTGGTCACTTAGATGAAGCATATATTTCATTGATGTCTGATGTTCAACAACTTCTAAGATATACCTGGCAATGTAATAATCGTCTGACTCTTCCAATGAGTGGTACTGGTAGTGCAGCTATGGAAGCATCAATAGCTAATTTTATAGAGGAAGGAGAAAAAATTCTTATCGCTAAAAAAGGATATTTTGGAGACAGACTTGTTGATATGGCAACAAGATATAAAGCAGATGTATCTGTTATTGAAAAACCTTGGGGAGAATCCTTTTCTTATGAAGAAATCAAGTATGAAATAGAAACTAAAAAACCAGCAATTTTTGCTATTGTCCATGCTGAAACATCAAGTGGTGTTTTACAACCTCTTGATGGTATTGGGGATGTATGTAGAAAAAATAACTGCTTGTTTTTAGTTGATGCAGTTACTTCTCTTGGAGCTCTAGAACTATTGATTGACGAATGGAAAATTGATCTAGCATACAGTTGTAGTCAAAAGGGATTAAGTTGTCCTCCAGGATTGAGCCCTTTTACGATGAATAATAGAGCTGAAGAAAAACTAAGTTCAAGAAAAACAAAAGTACCTAACTGGTATTTAGATTTATCTCTATTAAATAAATATTGGGGTTCTGATCGCGTTTACCATCATACTGCCCCTGTAAATATGAATTTTGCTATTCGTGAAGGTTTACGATTAATTGCGAATGAGGGCTTAGAAAATGTTTGGAATAGACATAACACTAATGCAAAGAAACTGTGGAATGGGTTAGAAAGTCTTGGAATGGAATTACATGTATCAGAGGATTATAGATTGCCAACTTTAACCACAGTTAAAATACCTCCAGCAGTTGATGGAGATGGTTTTAGAAATCATCTTTTAAGAAACTTTGGAATAGAAATAGGAAATGGACTTGGAGAATTGTCTGGTAAGGTATGGCGCATAGGATTAATGGGTTTTAACTCAAGTGAGGAGAATGTTGATAGATTATTAAACCTATTTGATACTGAGTTAAAAAAATATTCTATTTTTGAGTCCTCAACTTTTTAA
- a CDS encoding nucleoside deaminase has product MRYIFENGNSNKDQQKKTNNSNYTLWMKSILRRSKEIGKVELPICSIILDERGRCIGRGVNRRNINKDPLGHAEIMALRQASLIKNDWRFNECTIITNLEPCTMCSSALIQARMGKVIFGAYDKKRGGLGGSIDLSKHESAHHKMEIVGGILEDECSQILQLWFKKLRTQK; this is encoded by the coding sequence ATGAGATATATTTTTGAAAATGGAAATAGTAATAAAGATCAACAAAAAAAAACAAATAATTCGAATTACACTTTGTGGATGAAGTCAATATTAAGAAGATCAAAAGAAATTGGAAAAGTTGAGCTACCAATCTGTTCAATAATTTTAGATGAGAGAGGAAGATGTATCGGGAGAGGGGTTAACAGGAGGAATATAAATAAAGACCCATTAGGTCATGCTGAGATAATGGCACTTAGGCAGGCATCACTAATAAAAAATGATTGGAGATTTAATGAATGTACGATTATCACAAATCTAGAACCATGTACTATGTGTTCCTCTGCTCTTATTCAAGCGCGGATGGGTAAAGTTATTTTCGGAGCTTACGATAAGAAAAGAGGTGGATTGGGAGGCTCAATCGACCTATCAAAACATGAAAGTGCTCATCACAAAATGGAAATTGTAGGAGGTATTTTAGAAGACGAATGCAGTCAAATTTTACAGCTATGGTTTAAAAAGTTGAGGACTCAAAAATAG